A genomic segment from Armatimonadota bacterium encodes:
- the feoB gene encoding ferrous iron transport protein B, whose translation MTTTASADASAQSGAGRRGRSSRTLALALVGNPNCGKTTLFNALTGMRQKVGNYPGVTVEKKEGRLPLPGGGVAAVLDLPGLYSLTPHSPDEVIAREVLMGLRPGAPKPDVIINVVDGSNLERNLYLTSQLLDLGVPVVVALTMADCVEKEGVALSAEVLQAAIGVPVCRVVAGRREGLDDLIAAVEGAAGSEAVPSVWTPPEEIRRDIQALQTALQSANGLDERAAFAEAVSLLMEETTAAASRLDLQVRDALRAATEHLSDDGIDFASCAIEARYEWIARVCTGARRQARESLRGPVSPSDRLDRLVMHPFWGYVIFLVVMAVVFQSIFSWVQAPMSWLQTGVDLLGRALTHSMPSGSLRDLLRDGVLGGVGNTIVFLPQILLLFFFVSLLEDTGYMARAAFLMDRLMSKVGLHGKSFIPLLSSFACAIPGIMATRTIGDRKARLITILVAPLMSCSARLPVYALMIGAFVPGRRVLGIGGITLLTLPGVTLLAMYLLGMVAAFCAAWVFHRTLLRGVSPTFLMELPPYRAPNIRTVAMHMLERAGLFMRRAGTIILAVSVLLWFLSAFPRHHGLPPAQQVEMSYVGRLGHGIEPLIRPLGFNWKMGIGIVSSFVAREVFVSAMGTVYNVANTEGSGQVDLKKQLRADLDPRTGRPTYTPLVAVCLMIYYVLAMQCISTLAVVRRETNSWKWPIFQLAYMSGLAWMVTFIVYQGGKALGWG comes from the coding sequence ATGACCACCACCGCGTCGGCTGACGCTTCCGCACAATCCGGCGCCGGCCGGCGCGGCCGCTCTTCGCGCACCCTTGCGCTTGCCCTAGTGGGTAACCCCAACTGCGGAAAGACCACGCTCTTCAATGCCCTTACCGGCATGCGCCAGAAGGTTGGCAACTATCCAGGCGTCACTGTGGAGAAGAAGGAAGGCCGTCTGCCCCTTCCTGGCGGCGGAGTCGCTGCGGTATTAGACCTGCCCGGCCTCTACTCGTTAACACCGCACTCTCCCGATGAGGTCATCGCAAGGGAAGTCCTGATGGGACTGCGTCCCGGTGCGCCGAAGCCCGATGTGATCATCAACGTGGTCGATGGGTCCAACCTCGAGCGGAACTTGTACCTCACCAGCCAGCTGTTGGATCTTGGCGTCCCGGTGGTGGTGGCGCTCACAATGGCCGATTGCGTTGAGAAGGAAGGCGTGGCGTTAAGCGCAGAGGTGCTGCAGGCGGCAATAGGCGTCCCCGTTTGCCGCGTGGTCGCCGGCCGTCGTGAAGGTCTGGACGACCTGATCGCCGCGGTAGAAGGCGCAGCCGGCTCTGAGGCAGTACCGTCGGTTTGGACGCCGCCGGAGGAGATCCGTCGCGACATCCAGGCGCTTCAGACCGCGCTGCAGAGCGCTAACGGCCTGGATGAGCGAGCCGCATTCGCCGAAGCGGTGTCACTGCTGATGGAGGAGACCACGGCGGCTGCGAGCAGACTGGACCTGCAGGTACGGGATGCGTTGCGCGCGGCCACCGAGCACCTGTCCGACGACGGCATTGATTTTGCAAGCTGTGCCATCGAGGCGCGATACGAGTGGATAGCCCGCGTTTGCACCGGCGCGCGGCGTCAGGCGCGCGAGTCACTGCGGGGACCCGTCAGCCCGAGCGATCGGCTTGACCGCCTCGTAATGCATCCGTTCTGGGGGTACGTCATCTTCCTGGTGGTGATGGCGGTGGTGTTCCAGTCGATTTTTTCGTGGGTGCAGGCGCCCATGAGCTGGCTGCAGACCGGAGTGGATCTGCTCGGACGTGCATTGACGCATAGTATGCCGTCGGGCAGCTTGCGCGATCTGCTCCGTGACGGCGTCCTCGGTGGGGTTGGAAACACCATCGTCTTTCTGCCGCAGATACTCCTGCTTTTCTTCTTTGTCAGCCTCCTGGAAGACACCGGCTACATGGCTCGGGCAGCGTTCCTGATGGATCGCCTGATGAGCAAGGTTGGCCTGCATGGTAAATCCTTTATCCCATTGCTGTCGTCGTTTGCTTGCGCCATTCCTGGAATCATGGCCACCCGGACGATTGGTGACCGCAAAGCGCGGCTGATCACCATACTGGTCGCGCCGCTGATGTCGTGTTCGGCTCGGCTGCCCGTGTATGCCCTGATGATCGGGGCATTCGTACCTGGGCGCCGCGTGCTGGGTATCGGCGGCATTACGCTGCTGACGCTGCCCGGCGTAACGCTGCTGGCTATGTACCTGCTCGGCATGGTGGCGGCATTCTGCGCGGCCTGGGTGTTTCACCGTACGCTGCTGCGCGGCGTTTCACCCACTTTTCTGATGGAACTGCCGCCGTATCGGGCGCCGAACATCCGTACGGTAGCGATGCATATGCTGGAACGCGCCGGCCTCTTCATGCGGAGGGCCGGGACCATCATTCTGGCCGTTTCGGTACTGCTCTGGTTTCTCTCGGCCTTCCCCCGCCACCACGGACTACCGCCGGCGCAGCAGGTGGAGATGTCGTACGTCGGCAGGCTGGGTCACGGCATCGAGCCGCTCATTCGGCCCCTCGGCTTTAACTGGAAGATGGGCATCGGTATCGTATCGTCGTTTGTCGCCCGAGAGGTGTTTGTCTCGGCAATGGGCACTGTGTATAACGTGGCGAATACCGAAGGAAGCGGCCAGGTGGATCTTAAGAAGCAGCTGCGCGCTGATCTGGATCCCAGAACCGGGCGTCCGACCTACACACCGCTGGTGGCCGTTTGCCTTATGATCTACTATGTGCTGGCGATGCAGTGCATCTCCACACTGGCGGTTGTGCGCCGCGAAACCAATTCGTGGAAGTGGCCGATCTTCCAGCTTGCCTACATGTCGGGCCTGGCCTGGATGGTAACCTTTATCGTGTATCAGGGCGGCAAAGCCCTGGGCTGGGGTTAA
- a CDS encoding ferrous iron transport protein A, with protein MNSEFHRRHRADRNSRRKRSGARPDFAQAAQEALDRATRPVVDNGRYRAGLFLSDLAPGDCGDVRALVGSPVNKLRLLEMGLTTGTHVKVLRIAAFGGPLDIVLRGYQLSLRREEAAAVWIGDEGDAAPDS; from the coding sequence TTGAATAGTGAATTCCACAGGCGACATCGGGCCGACCGTAACTCCCGCCGAAAGCGCTCGGGCGCGCGACCGGATTTCGCACAGGCTGCGCAAGAGGCGCTCGATCGCGCCACCAGACCGGTTGTCGATAATGGACGCTACCGCGCCGGCCTGTTTCTCTCAGATCTCGCGCCTGGGGATTGTGGCGATGTACGGGCGCTCGTTGGCTCACCGGTCAACAAACTGCGGCTCCTGGAGATGGGCCTCACCACGGGAACGCATGTAAAGGTGCTGCGAATTGCGGCCTTTGGTGGGCCACTGGACATCGTTCTGCGCGGCTACCAACTATCGCTCCGGCGTGAGGAGGCGGCTGCGGTCTGGATCGGCGACGAGGGTGACGCGGCGCCCGACTCTTGA
- a CDS encoding metal-dependent transcriptional regulator, with product MTGGLNRELMLRVPPSCRPRHGEAERRELSEAIEEYTEGIYRLQEELAVVSNGDVARYMNVAPASVSPMLKKLAELGLAEHTRYHGVRLTARGETLSLQLLRKHRLLECLLVDFLELPWDDVHELACKLEHYISEDVADRIARALQYPEACPHGNPIDATAVDGSKRLADLPEHAAFRVTKVTDERQEFLAYLMEIGLIPGATGTVSRRAPFGDVITLQLDAGGATAALGRELAASIWALEGCELPRSPGVDETSLATARQTFESRQSIGRGAHVIE from the coding sequence ATGACAGGTGGCTTGAATCGGGAACTGATGCTCCGGGTGCCTCCCTCGTGCCGGCCCAGGCATGGCGAAGCGGAGCGCCGCGAATTAAGCGAGGCCATTGAGGAGTACACCGAGGGCATCTACCGGCTGCAGGAAGAGCTTGCGGTAGTCTCCAATGGTGACGTTGCGCGCTACATGAATGTGGCGCCCGCATCGGTATCGCCGATGCTGAAAAAGCTGGCGGAACTGGGACTTGCCGAGCACACCCGCTATCACGGTGTGCGCCTGACCGCCCGTGGAGAGACGCTCTCGCTGCAACTCTTGCGCAAGCACCGCCTGCTGGAGTGTTTGCTCGTGGACTTTCTGGAGCTTCCGTGGGACGATGTACACGAATTGGCGTGCAAGCTGGAGCACTATATCAGTGAAGACGTCGCGGACCGCATTGCGCGCGCACTTCAGTATCCGGAAGCCTGCCCACATGGCAATCCTATTGACGCAACGGCTGTGGATGGCTCTAAGAGACTTGCGGATCTGCCCGAGCACGCTGCCTTCAGGGTGACAAAAGTTACCGACGAACGCCAGGAGTTCCTGGCTTACCTGATGGAGATCGGCCTTATCCCGGGCGCCACCGGCACAGTTAGCAGGCGGGCGCCGTTTGGCGATGTTATCACACTCCAATTGGATGCCGGGGGCGCCACAGCTGCTCTGGGTCGCGAGCTGGCGGCCAGCATCTGGGCTCTAGAAGGCTGCGAGCTTCCCCGCAGCCCGGGCGTTGACGAAACTTCCCTAGCCACCGCTCGTCAAACCTTCGAAAGTCGGCAGTCGATTGGCCGTGGGGCACACGTCATTGAATAG